The Actinomyces wuliandei genome contains the following window.
AACGGTGTCGCAGCCACAACGCCCCTCGTCCTATTTCCTCGGCTCGCTGATGGCCACCCGCCCACACGGGCAGGCACCCGGCACACCACCCCAGGAGCCCGGTACGCGGCACTCCTGAGGCCACACCCCACGCTACCGACCCACCCGGCACCGAGGAAGGGAAACCAGGAGACCACAATGAAATCTGAGGATTCCCACAACTGCTCCCTCCCCGGCTGGGGCATCCCCTCCCCATCCCCCGCCGGGAGCGCCACAACATCGTGACCAACACTGGCCAACACTGACCAGCACTGACCAGCGACCAGCAGCAACCTCCGGCGGCAGCAGCGTCGGCGCGGCGTGGCATGCTTGAGCGGTGCGCACCGACCACGAGAACCACAGCCGCGCGAGCCGCAGCCACCGGGCCGGCTCGTGGATCGACGGCCCACTGCTGGGCCTCGACACCGAGACCACGGGCGTGGACCCAACCCGGGACCGCCTGGTCACCGCCGCCCTCGTGTGGCGCGAGGCGCGCGAGACCGGCCAGGCGCGCCACCAGCGGGTGCGCACCTGGCTGGCCGACCCCGGGACCGCCATCCCCGAGTCGGCCACCGCCGTCCACGGGATCACCACCGAGCAGGCCCGCAGCTCTGGCAACCCCCCAGACCAGGTCCTGCGCGAGCTCACCGCCGAGCTGGTCACGGCCCTGCGGGCCGGGACCCCCGTCGTGGTCTTCAACGCCTCCTTCGACCTCACCCTCCTGGACCACGAGCTGGTCCGCCACCACCTGCCCACCCTGGGGGAGCAGCTGGGGCACCCCCCGGCACCCATGGTGGACCCCCTGGTCATGGACCGGGCCGCTGACCGCTTCCGCCGCGGCAAGCGCCGCCTGAGCGACCTGTGCGAGGTCTACGGCGTCACCCCTGACACCACCCTGCACACCGCAGAGGTGGACGTCGCCGCCACGCTCGACGTCCTAGAGGCCATGGTCCAGGCCCACCCCGCCCTGGCGCGCCTGGAGGCTGACGAGCTGGTCGCCTGGCAGGTCCGGGAGCACCGCCGCTGGGCGGAGTCCTTCAACGCGTGGCTGGCCCGCACGAACCCCTCCAGGCAGCCGGTCCCCCTGCAGTGGCCGGTCCCCGAGCCGCCTGCGGCTCAGGCGTCCGCGCGACCGGTGTAGTTGGGGGCCTCCACGGTCATCTTGACGTCGTGGGGGTGGGACTCCTTGAGCCCCGCGCTGGTGATACGCACGAACTGGCCCCGCTCCTTGAGCTCGGCCACGCTGCGCGCCCCGACGTAGAACATGGACTGGTGCAGGCCGCCGACCAGCTGGTAGACCACGTCCGCCAGGGAGCCGGAGAAGGGGACCTGCCCCTCCACGCCCTCGGGGATGAGCTTGTCGTCACCGGAGACGTCCGCCTGGAAGTAGCGGTCCTTGGAGTAAGAGGTGCGCCCGCGCGAGCTCATGGCCCCCAGCGAGCCCATGCCCCGGTAGCGCTTCCACTGCTTGCCGTTGACGAAGACCAGGTCCCCGGGGGACTCGGTGCATCCTGCCAGCAGGGACCCCAGCATGACCGTGTCCGCCCCGGCCACCAGCGCCTTGGCGATGTCACCGGAGTACTGCAGGCCGCCGTCGGCGATCAGCGGCACCCCGGCGGGCGCGCAGGCACGTGCGGCCTCGTAGACGGCCGTCACCTGGGGCACCCCCACCCCCGCGACCACGCGGGTGGTGCAGATCGACCCCGGCCCCACACCCACCTTGACCGCGTCCACGCCCGCGTCGATGAGGGCCTGGGCGCCCTCCCGCGTGGCCACGTTGCCGCCGACGACCTCAATGCCGCTGAAGGCGGGGTCGGACTTGAGCCGAGTGATCATCTCCAGCGCCAGCCGGGCTCCCCCGTTGGCCGTGTCCACCACCAGGATGTCCACCCCGGCCTCCGCCAGGGCGGTCGCGCGCTGCCAGGTGTCGCCCCAGTAGCCCACTGCGGCACCCACCACCAGGCGCCCGGCGTCGTCCTTGGTGGCCTGGGGGTACTGCTCGGTCTTGACGAAGTCCTTGACGGTGATCAGCCCGGTCAGCCGCCCGTCCGGGTCGATGACGGGCAGCTTCTCGACACGGTGCTCAGCCAGGAGGGCCTTGGCCGCCTCTCGGGAGATGCCCGTCGGGCCGGTCACCAGGCGCTCTCGCGGGGTCATGCAGTCACGCACCGTCAGGACCGACCACTGGTCGGTGGGGACGAAGCGCAGGTCCCGGTTGGTGATAATGCCCAGGAGGCTGCCGTCCTCCTCCACCACGGGCAGCCCGGAGACCTTGTAGCGGCCGCACAGCCGGTCCAGCTCGGCGATGGTGGCCCCGGGCCCGACCGTGACCGGGTCGGTCACCATGCCGGACTCGGAGCGCTTGACGCGCCTGACCTGCTCGGCCTGCTCCTCGACGGGCAGGTTGCGGTGCAGGACGCCGACACCGCCCTGCCGGGCCATGGCGATGGCCATGGCCGACTCCGTGACAGTGTCCATCGCGGCGGAGACCAGCGGCGTGGCCAGGGAGATCCTGCGGGTCAGGCGCGAGGTGGTGTCGACCTCGGAGGGGACGACGTCCGTCAGGCGCGGCAGCAGGAGCACGTCGTCATAAGTCAGTCCGGTGGGGGCGTAGACGTCAGGGCTGGTGATCGAGTCGCTCACACGGGCATGGTAGAACGCCGCACCACCCGGGCGCACGTGCCCGCGAGGAGTCGGCGATCCGCACACGCCGCCCCGATGGGGGCGGCTATCATAGAGAGAGTATCTCTTTTGCACCGCGCGGTCGTTTTTCAATCATAAAGATGCAAAAAAATCTTGCCATTCGCTTTGTAGGATCCTACTGTTGTGCCTAGCCGCCGTACCACGAGTACGGCACCAGCGAACCCGAAGACCCGTCGAAGGAGGGACGGTCCGATGCACGACTCCTCACGCTTACCCGGACCAATCTCGGCACTGTGGGAGTGGCAGTACCGAGGAGCCTGCCTGGGCATGGACTCAGCGGTGTTCTTTCACCCCGACGGAGAGAGGGGCAGCTCGCGCCGCAAGCGGGACGACGGCGCCAAGGCGATCTGTCAACGCTGCCCCGTCATCAACGAGTGCCGCGAGCACGCCCTGCGCACCCATGAGCCCTACGGGGTGTGGGGCGGCATGAGCGAGGACGAACGCCGCTCCTACCACGAGCACGAGGCCCGCCGCCTGGTCAGCACCTCCGCCTGACTCTGAGCCTCTCCCCGCCCGGACACTGCGACCTGCGTACGACTGACCAGGCTGACCAGCCCGGGCCACCAGGGGCCGCCACGACCCGCCGACCACGGCAGAGCCCGCTAGGCACAGCAGCAGGACAAAGGGGAGAGGCACAGCACTGGTGCCTCTCCCCTTGTCACTGGTGCTGTCACTGACGCCACAGACTGGCAGCCGGACAGGTGACTGACACCAACCGACGTCGGCACGGCGTCACCGGTTACGGCGCCAATCAGGCCCAACCAGCACAGCGAGGGTCACGCGCCTCGCACGTCACCTGGTGACGATGGCGAGGACGTCACGGGCGGAGAGGATGAGGTAGTCCTCGCCCTCGTAGGTGACCTCGGTGCCTCCGTACTTGGAGTAGATGACGACGTCACCCTGGGCGACGTCGACCGGGACACGGTTGCCGGAGTCGTCGACACGGCCGGGGCCCACGGCCACGACCTTGCCCTCCTGCGGCTTCTCCTTGGCGGTGTCAGGAATGACCAGACCGGATGCGGTGGTCTCCTCAGCCTCGAGGGTCTGGACGACGATACGGTCCTCGAGCGGCTTGATGGAGATCGACATTGGGGACCTCCCCTTCTCGCTTCTCAGCGTGCGGTGGAACGACGTGTTCGCCCTCCACGGGAGCAGCTGGCCGCCGTCGCGGGAGCCGACCAGAGACAGGTGGAGCGCAAGTCGCAGATCGCGCCCACCACCCCCGACCAGGCTCAGCCAGACCGGGGAGCGCCAGGACACGGCCTGCGCCTGGCCAGAATCTACGACGGTGTTAGCACTCAGTCAATGCGAGTGCCAACATGTCCTCCGGGTTTCGCCAACGGCGTCAGTCACCCTCTGCGCTGCTCCCACGGTGCCCCAGGTTGTCCCCGCGCTGCCCCCATGCATGCTGTTCCGTACCGCTCCCGAGGCGCTCCGTGCCACCTCTGCACCGCTCCCGCGCTGCTCCACAGTGTTCCCCTAGCTCCCCTACAGGTCCCCCTACAGCCGTGCCATCACGCCGTCGGCACTGCCCCGAGCGCCTGACCCGGCTGCGTGCCCGGCCGTGACATGATCACCCCGATGGCCACCTCCGACCTCGCCCTGCTGCTGACGCCCGAGGGCTGGGCGCTCCTGTCCTCCCTGCCCCCCTACGACCCCCAGCAGTCCCTGGCGCTGAGCCGCTCGCTGCGGGAGGAGGGCCACACCCCCGCCCTGGTGGCTGCCGCCCTGACCCAGCAGCGGCTGCGCTCCCGGGCCACCGCCAAGTTCGGCCCCTTCGCCCAGAGGATGCTCTTCACGCCCGACGGCCTGGAGCAGGCCACCCGCCTGACTGTGGCTGCCCACCACGCCGCACGCTATGCGGCAGCCGGACCCGCCCGCGTGGCCGACCTCGGGTGCGGCATCGGCGGGGACGCCATCGCCCTGGCCGGTCTTGAGCTGCCCGTCCTGGCTGTCGACCGCGACGAGACCACCGCCGCCCTGGCCACAGTCAACCTCATGCCCTTCCCCCACGCCACTGTCCGGTGCGCGGACGCGCTGGATGTGGACCTGGCCGCCGAGGGCGCCGACGCCGTCTTCGCCGACCCAGCGCGCCGCGCTGACGGCAGGCGGCTCACCAGCCCCGGACAGTGGTCACCGCCGCTGGAGGAGGTCCTGGCCCTGCGCAGAAGGGTGGAGGCCCTCGGCGTCAAGATCGCCCCGGGCACCGACCACGCTGAGTTGCCTCCCGACGCCCACGTGCAGTGGGTCAGCGTGGACCGCGACGTCGTGGAGGCCGCCGTGTGGTGCGGCCCCCTGGC
Protein-coding sequences here:
- a CDS encoding exonuclease domain-containing protein, whose product is MRTDHENHSRASRSHRAGSWIDGPLLGLDTETTGVDPTRDRLVTAALVWREARETGQARHQRVRTWLADPGTAIPESATAVHGITTEQARSSGNPPDQVLRELTAELVTALRAGTPVVVFNASFDLTLLDHELVRHHLPTLGEQLGHPPAPMVDPLVMDRAADRFRRGKRRLSDLCEVYGVTPDTTLHTAEVDVAATLDVLEAMVQAHPALARLEADELVAWQVREHRRWAESFNAWLARTNPSRQPVPLQWPVPEPPAAQASARPV
- the guaB gene encoding IMP dehydrogenase, encoding MSDSITSPDVYAPTGLTYDDVLLLPRLTDVVPSEVDTTSRLTRRISLATPLVSAAMDTVTESAMAIAMARQGGVGVLHRNLPVEEQAEQVRRVKRSESGMVTDPVTVGPGATIAELDRLCGRYKVSGLPVVEEDGSLLGIITNRDLRFVPTDQWSVLTVRDCMTPRERLVTGPTGISREAAKALLAEHRVEKLPVIDPDGRLTGLITVKDFVKTEQYPQATKDDAGRLVVGAAVGYWGDTWQRATALAEAGVDILVVDTANGGARLALEMITRLKSDPAFSGIEVVGGNVATREGAQALIDAGVDAVKVGVGPGSICTTRVVAGVGVPQVTAVYEAARACAPAGVPLIADGGLQYSGDIAKALVAGADTVMLGSLLAGCTESPGDLVFVNGKQWKRYRGMGSLGAMSSRGRTSYSKDRYFQADVSGDDKLIPEGVEGQVPFSGSLADVVYQLVGGLHQSMFYVGARSVAELKERGQFVRITSAGLKESHPHDVKMTVEAPNYTGRADA
- a CDS encoding WhiB family transcriptional regulator; its protein translation is MHDSSRLPGPISALWEWQYRGACLGMDSAVFFHPDGERGSSRRKRDDGAKAICQRCPVINECREHALRTHEPYGVWGGMSEDERRSYHEHEARRLVSTSA
- the groES gene encoding co-chaperone GroES, which translates into the protein MSISIKPLEDRIVVQTLEAEETTASGLVIPDTAKEKPQEGKVVAVGPGRVDDSGNRVPVDVAQGDVVIYSKYGGTEVTYEGEDYLILSARDVLAIVTR
- a CDS encoding class I SAM-dependent methyltransferase; protein product: MATSDLALLLTPEGWALLSSLPPYDPQQSLALSRSLREEGHTPALVAAALTQQRLRSRATAKFGPFAQRMLFTPDGLEQATRLTVAAHHAARYAAAGPARVADLGCGIGGDAIALAGLELPVLAVDRDETTAALATVNLMPFPHATVRCADALDVDLAAEGADAVFADPARRADGRRLTSPGQWSPPLEEVLALRRRVEALGVKIAPGTDHAELPPDAHVQWVSVDRDVVEAAVWCGPLAPEGPGRSALVLHEDASGGTTSHLLSDPGSTDPSLPPTQLEPVTSPDDLGPLIHEPDGAVIRAGLVALVAQRLRAQPVGPRIAYLTGATPAGPGLSPFLRSWQLREVLPLRLKALRSRVRTHRIGSLEIHRRGVEVSPDALRASLRLRGDASETWLVTRAGSSARGAVLVVEPTSAGEPVSPAPAEDSPL